The following proteins come from a genomic window of Candidatus Bostrichicola ureolyticus:
- the rpsR gene encoding 30S ribosomal protein S18, with the protein MNNNNNEEQEFKYLSQVKIDTPPKSKYCFFKKNNIKYIDYKSYDFLIKFINTQGKILPRRLTGTSKKFQKKLSIAIKRARHIAILPFISDELK; encoded by the coding sequence ATGAATAATAATAATAATGAAGAACAAGAATTTAAATATCTTTCACAAGTTAAAATAGATACACCACCTAAATCCAAATATTGTTTTTTTAAAAAAAACAATATAAAATATATTGATTATAAATCATATGATTTTTTAATTAAATTTATAAATACTCAAGGAAAAATATTACCTCGTCGTCTTACAGGTACTTCCAAAAAGTTTCAAAAAAAATTAAGTATTGCAATAAAAAGAGCTCGTCATATTGCAATATTACCTTTTATAAGTGACGAATTAAAATAA
- the rpsF gene encoding 30S ribosomal protein S6, producing MQYESIILFTPVLSEIQLKDTIKEYENILFKFNAKIIYQEHWGLKKLSYTIDNKYSAFYHFFEFKIIPSKIYDFELKLRQDERIIRFIIIKMNKYAIIYSQNKRNLHKEKDKNLDNIDINKKS from the coding sequence ATGCAATACGAATCAATTATTCTTTTTACACCAGTTTTATCAGAAATTCAATTAAAAGATACTATAAAAGAATATGAAAATATTCTTTTTAAATTTAATGCAAAAATTATTTATCAAGAACATTGGGGGTTAAAAAAATTATCATATACAATAGATAATAAATATTCGGCTTTTTATCATTTTTTTGAATTTAAAATAATTCCTTCTAAAATTTATGATTTTGAATTAAAATTAAGACAAGATGAACGTATTATACGTTTTATTATAATAAAAATGAATAAATATGCTATTATTTATTCTCAAAATAAAAGAAATCTTCATAAAGAAAAAGATAAAAATCTTGATAATATAGATATCAATAAAAAATCATAG
- the rplI gene encoding 50S ribosomal protein L9, translating to MKIILKKDIKTLGIKYDILNVKSGYARNYLFPKGYAILATKTSIKDVNEIIKQKNKKNKFIYNKYNDLIKKLSSLNIKLYLNTDTKGKLFGSINEQLIINYLKEKNISLKKENIKFLEKKIKYIGIYKATIELDSNIKKTIEFEILSNSTKN from the coding sequence ATGAAAATTATTTTAAAAAAAGATATAAAAACATTAGGAATAAAATATGATATTTTAAATGTTAAATCTGGATATGCTAGAAATTATCTATTTCCTAAAGGATATGCAATTTTAGCTACTAAAACATCAATAAAAGATGTTAATGAAATTATAAAACAAAAAAATAAAAAAAATAAATTTATTTATAATAAATATAATGATTTAATTAAAAAATTATCTTCTTTAAATATTAAATTATATTTAAACACTGATACAAAAGGGAAATTATTTGGTTCAATTAATGAACAATTAATTATTAATTATTTGAAAGAAAAAAATATTTCTCTTAAAAAAGAAAATATAAAATTCTTAGAAAAAAAAATTAAATATATAGGAATATATAAAGCTACTATAGAATTAGATTCTAATATAAAAAAAACTATTGAATTTGAAATATTAAGTAATTCTACAAAAAATTAA
- the ftsH gene encoding ATP-dependent zinc metalloprotease FtsH: MNNNKKNKNNIFLIYIIIFIILFTIFLYQSFFLSTKKINEDLFFSLLSKGKIKKIIINNKEIANIILTDNNNNLFKNKIYKFDLGDLQLFQLKFENYKKLYKINTTLEFNNSYHYTFYNFFFDYGFFIIIILLFWYFIFRKISGTGGQIFNIGKSKVKIFDEDNNIKIKFKDVAGLYEVKEEIKEIVDFLKNPNKYTKLGGKIPKGALLIGPPGTGKTLLAKAVAGEANVPFFSLAAPEFVEMFVGVGASRVRDLFAQAKLKSPCIIFIDEIDSVGRARCKNNITGANDERENTLNQLLTEMDGFDTNTNVIVIAATNRSDILDKALLRPGRFDRIIMVDLPELNERKEIFYVHIKNINLSKNININFLAQQTPGFSGADIANVCNEAALIAARKGKKEVENQDFTDAIDRIVGGLEKRNKIIKPNEKKRIAYHEAGHATISWCLEHAASLVKVTIVPRGRSLGSAWYLPEERQLTTLEQMKDEICALLGGRAAEELIFKSISTGALIDLEKVTKQAKSMVVIFGLSNRIGNISYYDSSGENDYSLTKPYSEKTANIIDEEIHNIINKEYIRAKKILKEKENKLNLIANKLLEKEVLLKEDLKEIFSIN, encoded by the coding sequence ATGAATAATAATAAAAAAAATAAAAATAATATATTTTTGATTTATATAATTATATTTATTATATTATTCACAATATTTTTATATCAATCATTTTTTTTATCTACTAAAAAAATTAATGAAGATTTATTTTTTTCCTTATTATCAAAAGGAAAAATAAAAAAAATTATTATAAATAATAAAGAAATAGCTAATATTATCTTAACTGATAATAATAATAATCTATTTAAAAATAAAATTTATAAATTTGATTTAGGTGATTTACAATTATTTCAATTAAAATTTGAAAATTATAAAAAACTTTATAAAATAAATACTACATTAGAATTTAATAATTCTTATCATTATACATTTTATAATTTTTTTTTTGATTATGGTTTTTTTATAATAATAATATTATTATTTTGGTATTTTATTTTTCGTAAAATTAGTGGTACAGGAGGACAAATATTTAATATAGGTAAATCTAAAGTTAAAATATTTGATGAGGATAATAATATTAAAATTAAATTTAAAGATGTAGCTGGATTATATGAAGTTAAAGAAGAAATTAAAGAAATTGTTGATTTTTTAAAAAATCCTAATAAATATACTAAATTAGGTGGAAAAATTCCTAAAGGAGCATTATTAATTGGACCTCCAGGAACAGGCAAAACTTTATTAGCTAAAGCAGTAGCAGGGGAAGCTAATGTACCTTTTTTTTCTCTAGCAGCACCAGAATTTGTAGAAATGTTTGTTGGTGTTGGAGCCTCAAGAGTTAGAGATTTATTTGCACAAGCTAAATTAAAATCACCATGTATTATTTTTATTGATGAAATTGATTCTGTAGGACGTGCTAGATGCAAAAATAATATAACAGGTGCTAATGATGAAAGAGAAAATACATTAAATCAATTACTTACAGAAATGGATGGTTTTGATACTAATACAAATGTTATAGTTATAGCAGCCACTAATCGGTCTGACATTTTAGATAAAGCATTACTTAGACCTGGAAGATTTGATAGAATTATTATGGTAGATTTACCTGAATTAAATGAAAGAAAAGAAATATTTTATGTACATATAAAAAATATTAATCTTTCTAAGAATATTAATATTAATTTTTTAGCCCAACAAACTCCTGGATTTAGTGGAGCTGATATTGCTAATGTCTGTAATGAAGCAGCATTAATTGCTGCTAGAAAAGGAAAAAAAGAAGTAGAAAATCAAGATTTTACTGATGCTATAGATCGTATTGTAGGAGGTTTAGAAAAACGAAATAAAATTATTAAACCTAATGAAAAAAAACGTATTGCTTATCATGAAGCTGGTCATGCCACTATCAGTTGGTGTCTTGAACATGCTGCATCTTTAGTAAAAGTTACTATTGTTCCTAGAGGACGTTCTTTGGGATCAGCATGGTATCTTCCAGAAGAAAGACAATTAACTACATTAGAACAAATGAAAGATGAAATATGTGCTTTATTAGGTGGTAGAGCAGCAGAAGAATTAATTTTTAAAAGTATTTCTACAGGAGCTTTAATAGATTTAGAAAAAGTTACTAAACAAGCTAAATCTATGGTAGTTATTTTTGGTTTAAGTAATAGAATTGGTAATATTTCTTATTATGATTCTTCTGGAGAAAATGATTATTCTTTAACAAAACCTTATAGTGAAAAAACAGCCAATATTATTGATGAAGAAATACATAATATTATTAATAAAGAATATATAAGAGCTAAAAAAATCCTTAAAGAAAAAGAAAATAAATTAAATTTAATAGCTAATAAACTTTTAGAAAAAGAAGTTCTTCTTAAAGAAGATTTAAAAGAAATTTTTTCTATAAATTGA
- the rsfS gene encoding ribosome silencing factor has protein sequence MLNNNDLYVLKNIINVIKNVKGENIVLLDINNKIETIYDYIIICNGNSRNHVYSICRSIEKFLNKKNLNIEGKKNAKWILIDYMYIIIHIFQPYEREFYKLEYFWSVYAKSYLSF, from the coding sequence ATGCTTAATAATAATGATTTATATGTATTAAAAAACATTATAAATGTTATAAAAAACGTAAAAGGAGAAAATATAGTTTTATTAGATATAAATAATAAAATAGAAACAATTTATGATTATATAATAATATGTAATGGTAATTCTCGTAATCATGTTTATTCTATATGTCGATCTATAGAAAAATTTTTAAATAAAAAAAATTTAAATATAGAAGGAAAAAAAAACGCTAAATGGATATTAATTGATTATATGTATATTATAATACATATATTTCAACCTTATGAAAGAGAGTTTTATAAATTGGAATATTTTTGGTCTGTTTATGCAAAGAGCTATTTAAGCTTTTAA
- the rplS gene encoding 50S ribosomal protein L19, whose translation MQNIIEYVQNKFIENKKYSFNTGDTITVHYEIKEGERIRMQYFKGIVITTNQNTFTIRKISGNIGVERIFMHNQPSLKNIEINKKGKVKKSKIFYFRKLKGKKARIKDKF comes from the coding sequence ATGCAAAATATAATTGAATATGTACAAAATAAATTTATCGAAAATAAAAAATATTCATTTAATACTGGAGATACAATAACAGTTCATTATGAAATTAAAGAAGGTGAAAGAATTAGAATGCAATATTTTAAAGGAATAGTTATTACAACTAATCAAAATACATTTACTATACGTAAAATTAGTGGAAATATAGGTGTAGAACGTATATTTATGCATAATCAACCATCTCTTAAAAATATAGAAATAAATAAAAAAGGTAAAGTTAAAAAATCTAAAATTTTTTATTTTAGAAAATTAAAAGGAAAAAAAGCACGTATAAAAGATAAATTTTAA
- a CDS encoding YidC/Oxa1 family insertase periplasmic-domain containing protein: protein MSIKKKLDIYLFILISFIILIINYKYTNTTNTTKHQNNKILKSIFLKKNKFFLLENEFIRLKISNIGGHISELELKNYKAYNTTNNNYDKNLFLIKNYSSIHRLINNNIDTTFLIFKHKYKNIKNGKKLILTTTLPNKVKLIYIYIIYNNNYYIDFFIKSKNFYKKSNKIIFNWNQLIFSVEKEKNYENNFSNLYYNNNNSLTFLSEKNFNKKLINNCNWIANKQQFFTSILSLDNKYNNVIIESTTKKFNNVLKEFNIKIPLIKNNYDLNFNIKWFFCPLDFKILKSLNNINHNNYENIIPFGYGIIKLINKYFFLLIFYILEYTKLNYGLIIILMTIIVKIIFLPITYKQLLINTIISIINPKIKEINEKFNDDPIKKNKAIIELYKKFGINPILSFISIFLQIPIFYALFKFFSTIINLRGQQFLWSNDLTSYDSIFKLPFKIPIYGNHISLFSLLYIIALLIYTKISTTNNNNKYIQYIMIIIMLLFINNYSSALSLYYFILNIFNIIFYFLIKKFFFKKIHNLTKTINQ from the coding sequence ATGTCAATTAAAAAAAAATTAGATATTTATCTTTTTATATTAATAAGTTTTATTATTTTAATAATAAATTATAAATATACTAATACCACTAATACCACTAAACATCAAAATAACAAAATATTAAAATCAATTTTTTTAAAAAAAAATAAATTTTTTTTATTAGAAAATGAATTTATTAGATTAAAAATATCTAATATAGGTGGACATATTAGTGAATTAGAATTAAAAAATTATAAAGCATATAATACTACTAATAATAATTATGATAAAAATCTTTTTTTAATAAAAAATTATAGTTCAATACATAGATTAATTAATAATAATATTGATACTACATTTTTAATATTTAAACATAAATATAAAAATATAAAAAATGGTAAAAAATTAATATTAACAACTACCTTACCTAATAAGGTAAAATTAATATATATATATATAATTTATAATAATAATTATTACATTGATTTTTTTATCAAAAGTAAAAATTTTTATAAAAAATCAAATAAAATTATTTTTAATTGGAATCAATTAATTTTTTCTGTTGAAAAAGAAAAAAATTATGAAAATAATTTTTCAAATTTATATTATAATAATAATAATTCACTTACTTTTTTAAGTGAAAAAAATTTTAATAAAAAATTAATTAATAATTGTAATTGGATAGCTAATAAACAACAATTTTTTACTTCAATATTATCATTAGATAATAAATATAATAATGTTATAATTGAATCTACTACAAAAAAGTTTAATAATGTTTTAAAAGAATTTAATATTAAAATACCATTAATAAAAAATAATTATGATTTAAATTTTAATATTAAATGGTTTTTTTGTCCTTTAGATTTTAAAATCTTAAAATCTCTTAATAATATTAATCATAATAATTATGAAAATATTATTCCATTTGGATATGGAATAATAAAATTAATAAATAAATATTTTTTTTTATTAATTTTCTATATTTTGGAGTATACTAAATTAAATTATGGTTTAATAATTATATTAATGACAATAATTGTTAAAATTATTTTTTTACCCATTACTTATAAACAATTATTAATTAATACTATTATTAGTATAATAAATCCTAAAATAAAAGAAATAAATGAAAAATTTAATGATGATCCAATTAAAAAAAATAAAGCAATAATAGAATTATACAAAAAATTTGGAATAAATCCTATTTTATCTTTTATTTCAATATTTTTACAAATACCTATATTTTATGCTCTATTTAAATTTTTTTCAACTATTATAAATTTACGGGGACAACAATTTCTTTGGTCGAATGATTTAACATCTTATGATTCTATATTTAAATTACCTTTTAAAATTCCTATTTATGGAAATCATATAAGTTTATTTTCATTATTATATATAATTGCATTATTAATATATACAAAAATTAGTACTACTAACAACAATAATAAATATATTCAATATATTATGATAATAATTATGTTATTATTTATAAATAACTATTCTTCTGCATTATCGCTCTATTATTTTATATTAAATATATTTAATATTATTTTTTATTTTTTAATAAAAAAATTTTTTTTTAAAAAAATTCATAATCTTACAAAAACAATTAATCAATAA